Proteins encoded within one genomic window of Ursus arctos isolate Adak ecotype North America unplaced genomic scaffold, UrsArc2.0 scaffold_9, whole genome shotgun sequence:
- the ZNF518B gene encoding zinc finger protein 518B isoform X1 — protein MQIKKMKDIGQQLYTTQVNDRHNSLTMSPKQPNANRATRPDRHEAQALLCQGSEAEAAVMTVATCVKCKSVHKVPLRDLKTGTGPSQKEDKYVCFKCSLGVATPHFHFVNSNPSATSVGNKAEAISGSIGNKFKVRNFKPGKYYCDKCRFSTKDPLQYKKHTLQHEEIKFICSHCSYISYTKGEFQRHLVKHTGIFPYQCEYCDYGAIRNDYIVKHRRRVHERAGGRQPPRAVAKLEPKRISASKQNLEVLKAPNPRTAFQNKLSDQLSRFSFHTNKDKMHNIMLLPESKEYQKDVVCIPNKVTLVEPNEGSLFENRSVEVEVLSPAKEPVQPGMPLTVVAPAELVVPANCLAQLIDVKVVNGTQQLVLKLFPLEESNRPEAGGGEGGNSERMTKEKGLAEPEKMVSASQTKSLAMEGSVGKLAGIDSLQSSVQKQLKNVKWVRSYDFFMSNSSVHNHGESLLNPDTVENFRKKSSPYPHRPALPSVSLKGHSPASVVKNSVFHSLGAASNPFPYKAAVSFAEDGRTSHGDSQQLLPLAASPAAVFFSGEKGLLPVSTNNLESRNEISVPGKMLPSHRKLKDKQTEEHKAVSNTGQISSQHKSEYLHINIPGQDRVRSQPPAEEPLELKNPERTKDSFDGPVISSVFSLSSGSENVPEGVKWNSSTSKIKSIELLRRKIAQLIESCGKPSSLSANNAHRRSVAQPSKGTSKAAPEGIHEINVSFTGTGCPPGTPPKPQDDGGINGPLTPQQIYPQFIDGSSGKTESRVTRKAHVATPVLIPKGAVLRVLNSSEDAHIIEATCEAPVSIPGSETQLLKPIPFCPVRQTDSDLQSLTSESGPIDMSQNLDIPLRPKPRKESAICSTMPKKTGPLHGQQGSSDLSKQGKLLSRSLPTSKNKTKQVNSSKKKSKIQADPSRYLKDPSIFQVARQLRLIAAKPDQLIKCPRRNQPVIVLNHPDVDSPEVTNVMKVINKYKGNVLKVVLSERTRCQLGIRRHHVRLTYQNVEEANQIKRQMMLKMKLKKVHKNNYQVVDSLPDDSSQCIFKCWFCGRLYEDQEEWMSHGQRHLIEATRDWDVLSSKGK, from the coding sequence atgcaaataaagaagATGAAGGATATTGGACAGCAGTTATATACCACCCAAGTGAATGACAGACATAATTCCTTGACCATGTCCCCCAAACAACCAAATGCTAATAGAGCGACTCGACCAGACAGACACGAAGCGCAAGCTCTGTTGTGTCAAGGCTCAGAGGCAGAGGCTGCCGTGATGACCGTTGCTACGTGTGTGAAGTGCAAAAGTGTTCACAAAGTCCCGCTTCGAGATTTGAAAACGGGCACTGGGCCAAGCCAGAAGGAAGACAAATACGTTTGCTTCAAATGCAGCCTCGGTGTGGCTACTCCCCACTTTCATTTTGTGAACAGTAATCCCAGTGCTACTTCCGTAGGAAATAAAGCCGAAGCCATCTCCGGTTCCATCGGTAACAAATTTAAGGTAAGGAACTTTAAGCCAGGCAAATACTATTGCGATAAGTGTCGATTTTCCACAAAGGACCCTCTGCAGTACAAAAAGCACACGCTTCAACACGAAGAGATTAAATTCATCTGTTCTCACTGCAGCTACATTTCCTACACGAAAGGGGAGTTCCAGAGGCACCTCGTGAAACACACAGGCATATTCCCTTATCAGTGCGAGTACTGCGACTACGGCGCCATCAGGAATGACTACATCGTCAAACACCGGCGCAGAGTGCACgagagggctgggggaaggcagCCGCCCAGAGCTGTTGCCAAGCTGGAGCCAAAAAGAATCAGCGCATCGAAACAAAACCTGGAGGTCTTAAAAGCTCCCAATCCAAGGActgcatttcaaaataagttgTCAGATCAACTCTCCAGGTTCTCCTTCCACACAAATAAAGACAAAATGCACAATATCATGTTGTTGCCTGAATCAAAGGAATACCAAAAAGACGTAGTGTGTATTCCAAATAAAGTGACCCTGGTGGAGCCAAACGAAGGCAGTCTGTTTGAGAACAGAAGCGTGGAGGTGGAAGTGTTGTCGCCGGCGAAAGAGCCCGTCCAGCCAGGAATGCCGTTAACGGTGGTGGCACCGGCAGAGCTCGTGGTCCCTGCAAACTGCTTAGCACAGTTGATAGATGTGAAGGTCGTCAACGGGACCCAGCAGCTTGTCCTGAAACTGTTTCCTCTGGAAGAAAGTAACCGCCCTGAAGCCGGTGGGGGCGAAGGGGGTAATTCTGAGCGTATGACTAAAGAGAAGGGTTTGGCCGAACCAGAAAAAATGGTTTCTGCAAGCCAGACAAAGTCACTGGCGATGGAAGGCAGCGTTGGGAAATTGGCAGGCATTGATAGTCTTCAATCGTCAGTTCAGAAACAGCTTAAAAATGTGAAGTGGGTCAGGTCTTATGATTTTTTCATGTCAAATTCTAGTGTGCACAACCACGGAGAATCCCTCCTCAACCCAGATACAGTTGAGAATTTCCGGAAGAAAAGTAGTCCGTATCCACATAGACCGgctcttccttctgtctccttaAAAGGTCATTCTCCAGCATCTGTAGTGAAAAACAGTGTTTTCCACAGTCTCGGAGCTGCATCAAACCCTTTTCCATATAAAGCTGCTGTTTCTTTTGCTGAAGATGGAAGGACCTCACACGGTGACTCACAGCAGTTACTTCCCCTGGCTGCGTCACCTGCAGCCGTGTTCTTCTCTGGAGAAAAGGGCTTGTTGCCTGTAAGTACAAATAACTTGGAATCTAGAAATGAGATCAGTGTTCCTGGAAAAATGCTTCCCTCTCATAGGAAGTTGAAAGACAAGCAGACGGAGGAACACAAGGCAGTTTCGAATACAGGCCAGATTTCCTCTCAACATAAAAGCGAGTATTTACACATAAATATACCAGGACAAGACAGAGTCAGGTCTCAGCCACCCGCGGAGGAGCCTTTGGAATTAAAGAATCCTGAAAGGACTAAGGACTCTTTCGATGGTCCAGTCATCTCGTCAGTATTTTCTCTGAGCTCTGGGTCTGAAAACGTCCCTGAGGGCGTTAAGTGGAATAGTTCAACATCCAAAATAAAGTCAATTGAACTCTTGCGCAGAAAGATAGCTCAGTTAATCGAGTCCTGTGGCAAGCCGTCGTCTTTGTCTGCGAATAACGCACATCGCCGTTCTGTAGCGCAGCCATCGAAGGGCACTTCGAAAGCTGCTCCTGAAGGTATTCATGAAATTAACGTGTCATTTACTGGCACTGGCTGTCCCCCAGGCACGCCCCCAAAACCGCAGGATGATGGTGGCATTAACGGGCCACTCACTCCTCAGCAGATCTACCCACAGTTTATAGATGGCAGCAGTGGGAAAACTGAAAGCAGAGTAACCAGGAAGGCCCATGTTGCGACTCCCGTATTGATCCCCAAAGGGGCTGTGTTGAGGGTTCTTAATTCTTCTGAGGATGCCCACATTATAGAGGCGACGTGTGAAGCCCCCGTCAGCATACCTGGCAGTGAGACACAGCTGTTAAAACCCATTCCGTTCTGCCCAGTGAGACAGACAGACTCAGACTTACAGTCTTTGACCAGTGAAAGTGGGCCAATAGATATGTCCCAAAATCTTGATATACCTCTTCGGCCAAAACCAAGAAAAGAGAGTGCTATTTGTAGCACCATGCCTAAAAAAACTGGCCCTTTGCACGGTCAGCAAGGAAGCAGTGACCTGAGTAAGCAAGGCAAACTGCTTTCCAGAAGTCTTCccacaagtaaaaataaaaccaaacaagtGAACTCAtccaagaagaaaagcaaaatccaGGCTGATCCCAGCCGCTATCTCAAGGATCCTTCAATTTTTCAGGTTGCAAGACAGCTTCGACTGATTGCCGCTAAACCAGACCAGTTGATTAAATGCCCCCGTCGCAACCAGCCCGTCATTGTGTTAAATCATCCTGATGTTGACTCTCCGGAAGTGACCAATGTGATGAAGGTAATCAACAAGTACAAAGGCAATGTCCTCAAAGTCGTCTTATCAGAGAGGACTAGGTGTCAGTTAGGCATCAGACGGCATCATGTTCGCCTGACGTACCAGAACGTGGAAGAGGCCAATCAGATAAAAAGGCAAATGATGttgaaaatgaaacttaaaaaagtTCATAAAAACAACTACCAGGTGGTGGATTCCTTGCCTGATGACTCATCACAGTGTATATTTAAGTGCTGGTTTTGTGGGCGGCTGTATGAAGACCAGGAAGAGTGGATGAGTCATGGCCAACGGCATTTGATAGAGGCAACTAGAGATTGGGATGTTCTTTCTTCCAAGGGCAAATAA
- the ZNF518B gene encoding zinc finger protein 518B isoform X2, whose translation MQIKKMKDIGQQLYTTQVNDRHNSLTMSPKQPNANRATRPDRHEAQALLCQGSEAEAAVMTVATCVKCKSVHKVPLRDLKTGTGPSQKEDKYVCFKCSLGVATPHFHFVNSNPSATSVGNKAEAISGSIGNKFKVRNFKPGKYYCDKCRFSTKDPLQYKKHTLQHEEIKFICSHCSYISYTKGEFQRHLVKHTGIFPYQCEYCDYGAIRNDYIVKHRRRVHERAGGRQPPRAVAKLEPKRISASKQNLEVLKAPNPRTAFQNKLSDQLSRFSFHTNKDKMHNIMLLPESKEYQKDVVCIPNKVTLVEPNEGSLFENRSVEVEVLSPAKEPVQPGMPLTVVAPAELVVPANCLAQLIDVKVVNGTQQLVLKLFPLEESNRPEAGGGEGGNSERMTKEKGLAEPEKMVSASQTKSLAMEGSVGKLAGIDSLQSSVQKQLKNVKWVRSYDFFMSNSSVHNHGESLLNPDTVENFRKKSSPYPHRPALPSVSLKGHSPASVVKNSVFHSLGAASNPFPYKAAVSFAEDGRTSHGDSQQLLPLAASPAAVFFSGEKGLLPVSTNNLESRNEISVPGKMLPSHRKLKDKQTEEHKAVSNTGQISSQHKSEYLHINIPGQDRVRSQPPAEEPLELKNPERTKDSFDGPVISSVFSLSSGSENVPEGVKWNSSTSKIKSIELLRRKIAQLIESCGKPSSLSANNAHRRSVAQPSKGTSKAAPEGCKTASTDCR comes from the exons atgcaaataaagaagATGAAGGATATTGGACAGCAGTTATATACCACCCAAGTGAATGACAGACATAATTCCTTGACCATGTCCCCCAAACAACCAAATGCTAATAGAGCGACTCGACCAGACAGACACGAAGCGCAAGCTCTGTTGTGTCAAGGCTCAGAGGCAGAGGCTGCCGTGATGACCGTTGCTACGTGTGTGAAGTGCAAAAGTGTTCACAAAGTCCCGCTTCGAGATTTGAAAACGGGCACTGGGCCAAGCCAGAAGGAAGACAAATACGTTTGCTTCAAATGCAGCCTCGGTGTGGCTACTCCCCACTTTCATTTTGTGAACAGTAATCCCAGTGCTACTTCCGTAGGAAATAAAGCCGAAGCCATCTCCGGTTCCATCGGTAACAAATTTAAGGTAAGGAACTTTAAGCCAGGCAAATACTATTGCGATAAGTGTCGATTTTCCACAAAGGACCCTCTGCAGTACAAAAAGCACACGCTTCAACACGAAGAGATTAAATTCATCTGTTCTCACTGCAGCTACATTTCCTACACGAAAGGGGAGTTCCAGAGGCACCTCGTGAAACACACAGGCATATTCCCTTATCAGTGCGAGTACTGCGACTACGGCGCCATCAGGAATGACTACATCGTCAAACACCGGCGCAGAGTGCACgagagggctgggggaaggcagCCGCCCAGAGCTGTTGCCAAGCTGGAGCCAAAAAGAATCAGCGCATCGAAACAAAACCTGGAGGTCTTAAAAGCTCCCAATCCAAGGActgcatttcaaaataagttgTCAGATCAACTCTCCAGGTTCTCCTTCCACACAAATAAAGACAAAATGCACAATATCATGTTGTTGCCTGAATCAAAGGAATACCAAAAAGACGTAGTGTGTATTCCAAATAAAGTGACCCTGGTGGAGCCAAACGAAGGCAGTCTGTTTGAGAACAGAAGCGTGGAGGTGGAAGTGTTGTCGCCGGCGAAAGAGCCCGTCCAGCCAGGAATGCCGTTAACGGTGGTGGCACCGGCAGAGCTCGTGGTCCCTGCAAACTGCTTAGCACAGTTGATAGATGTGAAGGTCGTCAACGGGACCCAGCAGCTTGTCCTGAAACTGTTTCCTCTGGAAGAAAGTAACCGCCCTGAAGCCGGTGGGGGCGAAGGGGGTAATTCTGAGCGTATGACTAAAGAGAAGGGTTTGGCCGAACCAGAAAAAATGGTTTCTGCAAGCCAGACAAAGTCACTGGCGATGGAAGGCAGCGTTGGGAAATTGGCAGGCATTGATAGTCTTCAATCGTCAGTTCAGAAACAGCTTAAAAATGTGAAGTGGGTCAGGTCTTATGATTTTTTCATGTCAAATTCTAGTGTGCACAACCACGGAGAATCCCTCCTCAACCCAGATACAGTTGAGAATTTCCGGAAGAAAAGTAGTCCGTATCCACATAGACCGgctcttccttctgtctccttaAAAGGTCATTCTCCAGCATCTGTAGTGAAAAACAGTGTTTTCCACAGTCTCGGAGCTGCATCAAACCCTTTTCCATATAAAGCTGCTGTTTCTTTTGCTGAAGATGGAAGGACCTCACACGGTGACTCACAGCAGTTACTTCCCCTGGCTGCGTCACCTGCAGCCGTGTTCTTCTCTGGAGAAAAGGGCTTGTTGCCTGTAAGTACAAATAACTTGGAATCTAGAAATGAGATCAGTGTTCCTGGAAAAATGCTTCCCTCTCATAGGAAGTTGAAAGACAAGCAGACGGAGGAACACAAGGCAGTTTCGAATACAGGCCAGATTTCCTCTCAACATAAAAGCGAGTATTTACACATAAATATACCAGGACAAGACAGAGTCAGGTCTCAGCCACCCGCGGAGGAGCCTTTGGAATTAAAGAATCCTGAAAGGACTAAGGACTCTTTCGATGGTCCAGTCATCTCGTCAGTATTTTCTCTGAGCTCTGGGTCTGAAAACGTCCCTGAGGGCGTTAAGTGGAATAGTTCAACATCCAAAATAAAGTCAATTGAACTCTTGCGCAGAAAGATAGCTCAGTTAATCGAGTCCTGTGGCAAGCCGTCGTCTTTGTCTGCGAATAACGCACATCGCCGTTCTGTAGCGCAGCCATCGAAGGGCACTTCGAAAGCTGCTCCTGAAG GTTGCAAGACAGCTTCGACTGATTGCCGCTAA